The window AAATCTTCTTAAAAATCGTGTTACACACAAATGCCAGGTCGTTTGAATTTCACCTTCAAACAGTATCTACCAATTTGAGGTTAATTTGTTTCTGAATCCATATTCAAATGAAGCTCGTTTTGACTAGATATTTTATTCTAGGTTATGTTTAAACCATGTAGAATTTGTATGTTTTTAGGAATTCTGATTGGGAATGTGGCAATGTGGCATTGATGATATTTTACAATTTagattgtttttaatttttttagaatgAATGCTTAGGATGAAACCCACTTTTTAAAATACCTCTTTTATAACTCAACTTCCACAAGGGACTCTTAATCCTGATGGAAAACCCCATTGAGTAATTTACGATTGGGTCATCAACCCCATGGGttttttaattaagatttaTAAGCAACTATGATCTATGTTTTCCATATGAAAACATAATATTTTCTAAGATCATTTCATACAAGCTTCATAATAATATGACAAACCAAATATGACCTTAGACAAAATAATCGGAAGGTGAACAAATCAAATTATAAGCTACTTTCAAGGTGAACAGGTGAAATCTACTAATTATTAGTTTCAAAAGTTAATTCTACTATGTATAAATCATATAGTTGGATCATTATATTCTTTCATAGATATTAAACTGGTAACCAAATCTTCTTTCAAGTCATGTAATTTTACACACAAATACCACAAGTTTTACAGAACTAAAATTACAATTACCCAActcaagaaaagaaaagtacaaGTTTGAGAACATTCTGAGAAAGTACATAACACTCCTATGACCGTAATACTTATTGAACTTAACTCGTTTATGCTCCATCTTCCTGTGTATAAATCAATTAGTTATTAAGAGTACAGAAATATAAAAAGTGTGAATCTATCATGATTTTGAAACGTGACCTTTTTCtaattgtaaaatatatatacatttatgggaaaagtgaatataaggttgtccggcatgtaagcttaggtatggaacctctcacatacaattttttttaatattttaataaagtaCTATATGTTATCATAAAACTAGGTTTGATATTTCCAATATAAATTTCTATAAAAACCTGTTAgtctaatatttttttagctcctaagtaatttttttgtttggttaaataaaaaggaaaaggaacTGTTCACTACCTTCCGCAAGTTTTGGGCCTCATACCCCGACGGTATATTAGAGAGGTTAAGGTGTAGACAACCTTATCTCTACTATATAGAGATGTTGCTTCTAAGTTCTACCTAAGTGGTAGTAAAGGACCTCATGCCCTTAAATGTTCtgatttattatttgtaataataattattgaaCAAAGCATTTAAAGGAAGCTAACTTACTTGAAATTCTAACGCCTTCTTAAGTTCTGTTAAAATTTGTTTCGCTCTTGGTCTTTTTTCTCTATTGCCATCTAAACATTGGATGGCAATGTTTTGAAATGTTGTTAACGACTTTTGCATGATTTCTTTCTTTAGAGCTTCAAATAAAACCTCGTTTTGTTTTCCTTCTTCAAATTTGTGCTTAACGAAATCGGGCAGATATTGACCCTCATATTTGCGGATTTCAAACGTAGATCTCCCACACAAGATCTCAAATAAAACCACACCAAACGAATAAATGTCGGATTCTATGGTTAAGAAACCTGATTTCTTGTACAACGGGTCGCAGTAGCCTGGTGTGCCGCAAGCATGATCGATGACATAGTCTGCTTCCTTATTTACCGTACTTATGATAGAAAGCCCAAAATCACCAATTTTTGCCTTCCAATCTTCAAACAATAAAATGTTAGCAGCTTTGATGTCCCTATGTATCACAACCTCTTTTCCATGAACGCCTCCATGAAGGAAATCCAACCCGGTTGCAAAATCAATGCATATCATAAGGCGATTCCTCCACGTAAGACTAGCATGATTCAAATATTTATCAAGGCTTCCCTTACATGCATGTTGATAAACAATGATTTTTTCATTAGTTTCGTCACTATAGCCTACAAGACCAATGACATTCTCATGCTTAAACTCATAGAGTATTTGTAACTCATTGTAATATTGTTGCTCCCCTTGACCATGACTTGTATCTAACCGTTTGGCGACAATAGTATAATTCCCataaacatgtttatgtgcaacTTTGCCTTTGTATACCCTCCCAAAACCTCCTTCTCCAATGTTGTTGAGAGGACTGAAATCATGCGTGGCCAATTTTATTTCCTCGAGTGACATTCGGAAGATATCCTTATTGTTTTCCTGTGCACATtgagaaagtgataattataTTATGCATAGAGGAAGTTATATAACTGATTCAAACTAATGATCGACTTACTTGAAATGATAATGATTTCTCAAGTTCTTTGACGACGACTTTCATCGTCGGACGCTCGTTTTGTGTTTCTGCTACACACCGATATGCAATCTCAAAAAATGCTTCCAACGAATCTTTGTTAGGTCCTTTATTTAGAGAAAACTTGTGTTCTCCATTTTCTGCCATGAGTACAGAAGctatctttttctttattattccTGTTTCGAACCATCGTCGTACGACCTGGGACAACAGTTCATGCCCTTGACCCCTGTTGATGTTAGTTAAACCAACGGCAGACCTCCCGCACAAAATTTCAAACATAACTGCTCCGAAACTATATACATCTGACTCTTTTTTCAGCTTGCCAGTCTTAGCATATTCAGGATCCATATAAGGATCGAAGCAAGGATATGTATTCTTGAAATCCACTTTCCCGTTGCCAATTTGATTCGGAGGCAGGAACCATGGTTTTTGAAATAATCCAGTAATCTTTACCCCCTCATTTTCGTCTACATAAATGTTGCGACTACAAATGGCACGGTGTATTACCATCTTTTGGTCCTCCATCTCATTATGAATGTAATTCAATCCGTGTGCAATCTCAAGGCATATTTTCAAACGTTTTTCCCACGCACCAAGTGTTCGCAAATGGTTGTAAAGGAGTACACCACCGAAGAACTCAAAAACAAGTATTATATCAGGACCTTCATCACAAAATCCAAGCAGAGATTCTATGTTGCGATGTTTACAACTGCTAagattttcaatttcattttctatatTGAACATATGTTCCGTagtatcaaactttttgatattTGCAGTGTAACATCTTTTCGGTATTTTACCTTTATTCATCTCTTCTGCGGACAACATATTTTCTCTATCAAAACATTCGAGTTTAGCTACATATTCATTCGCCCACGAActtgaattaaataaatattcgTCTGAGAAGTTCTCGGTAGCCGAAAGTATGTCTGTGAGGGGAATTCTCAAGTGTCCGAAGCCTTTTACCTAAGTAGGAGAAAGAGTATTGCATAGGAGTAGAATGAGAATCTGATCACTcgaataaaaatcatttttgttaATTCATCAACCACCATAAAAAGATTAATTACACATGGTAACAGCTAGATATAGGGGTAAAATTGTTCAAGTCTATTAACTAAGTACAAAACACTTTAAATCACATTTGATGGTGTATCCAGATCGCTAGGTAACAGCTAgctaatttatttgaaatttattaattaacttataaTCACTTACAAAACATTTTGGGATTTATTTTTGTGAAGGCTATTTTTTAATTAGGATGGATTTGTAGTACAAGGGTGtgctaaattaaataaaacaatttcttCAAGCCAGTATAAGTGGAAACGATACTTTCAGGCTTTGGCAAAAGACTAGAAAACCGGATTTAATTTGACACTTCTTGTCTAGTGGTAGAAATACATTTGAGAAATGATGAAGTTGTTTTGACTTTGAGAGTTTAATTAAACGAAAGGATGATCCCTATTGTTTCTCAGGCATGACATTGGCAACGCAAAGCTATCTTTGCGTTTGATCATGTTATCATGATCCAGTTCATGTATAGTAGCAATATTCCTCAAGTCAATATCACGAGCTAAAGATTCATTCTATTACACATTGCGAAAAATTTACGTTTTATTGTAATCCAACTAACAAGATGTAGTTAAATTAAACATAATGATAAGATAAACTCTTAACACTTGTACATTTTGGGTATAACATATAAAAAGAGTGAATTTATGtccgctgagtccaatcaccattactgttaaaaaaaaaaaaaaaaccccataTATATGAGGCTCGCAAGGTTCAAACCCTCGCTCAAAAGCTTCGTGTGGTAGACGTACATAAAAGAATGGAGGCAATACTAATTGATATATGATCAATTGGTTTAGAACGTCAACATAATGATAAATGCATGTAAATATATTATCAACTTCGTAGCATAATTTATATCACTCTAAATCTCTCTCTCTTACAAAATTATTTGGCGATTGGCATGTTACCAACTTTAAACATTCAACTCACGTGTATGGCACGAGTATATTTCTACTAGATTAAATATAACACATGCTAATCAAAGATGCATCAAACGCCACGCAAAGAATACTTTAATCATGTTTTAATTGTATTGATGAATTGATGATTGCAAAATGTTTATGTAAAAATTGTAAAAGAACATTATATACTttctacataaaaaaaatattagcgAACTCGAATGCATGTAGAACTAGATAAACTGTATTAAACTAAAATACTATATATGTAACCTAGTTATACTTGGTATCTAAAACAAGAAAATTGTAGTACCGAGACTAGGGTTCTCCTATTATCCTAAAGAAGAAAATTGGTTAGGAGGGTACAATCATTATCACTAACATCattattaataaagaaagattGTTTCTAGAAGAAAAAATCTGATGTGTCATGTTATAATTCTTCTctacattttatataataaagatgatgtcatgttacaaaaatatatttattttaatttagcaTATTCTTTTTTTAGTCTATCAtagttcaaaattttcatttaagtcttaatgaaatattaataaacttaaattaatgatatttttaatatcTATTTCCAAGTAAAAGTTTATTTTGGAGTTGATGTGTCGTATTTCATACAatttcccacgtgattttagTACCGTTTATTCGtagtttttatagttttatatctaactttcgatgctttgaggtagtgttgagtgttttcaggttaAAGAATGATTATACGGGTAAATTGGTTGATTTCGATGATCcatggaagaaacgggagaaaggTTTGGTTGGAATCAAGTGAAAGACAAAGACAACGAAATCTGAAGCTTGTAACACCCATTAGCCAAGTAATGGATGTTAGGAGTGTCTTTTCTGTAATGCACTGTAACTGCCATTAGTTAACGGGCGTTACACAGAAGGACTGACGGTGCAACAAAATTCTGACGGCCGTTAGaaaaaggaccaaaagtgtacaGAATTCCAAGATTGAcccgtgtaacggccgttatacttctaacggccgttagtctctaaaatcctatatataaGATCTTTAATTGCTTATGGTCGGGATTATTCACCTTTTTAGTAACCGGAAACCCTAGAAACACCAAAAACGAATTGGAGGCTTTTGGAGGTCGAATTCTAATCATCCATCAttcaatattatcaatatttgtTTAACGATTCATTATTGATTTCCGAATTCATCAAGTTTGTCGGTACAATATGATTTCCTTTAATATTGTGTGTTTTTAGTtatcatgagtggctaatcgcttcatcatccatcttgatggagtgggacaatatgtaggattgcactattttattaattcaaagttgatttcaattatctTTGTATcaagatcttgatgatttaattccttattaataattattttgatattgatgacatatgtgttcttcgttagtggtactagttgaatatgtatgtgattttcaattaattgtttgtctataaacaatTACCGCTAGTTTAtcgtatgatagtgaatgtcattttaataaaatgagttattttgtcaacgtgttgtGTAATGgctggtggtaccacgttatcttcacataggtacaattgttaatttgataataaaataaattagttggttagggaaattgttttaagcattgtGGTACGGCTTTTACAAAGGAactgattaattaggtgatttaaatgattttacaaacgttggtgATATCAATTTGCGTCTTTGTTTTGTCACGGTTATCTTTATCAACTTGACTGAATTTGATCTTCATTTATATGTTCAATCCGAATATGTTGTTGAGCGAGATCAAGatggatgacttttaaatctcttttgTCAAAAAATCAATTTTCTATTGTTTGAGGACGATCCCTGCCCCAGTCATACCGAATTTCATTTTGATTAATCCTTCGGGATTACTAattattttctaacttttgcaaTGTGACAACTCGACCATAAAAACCCCCTCTTTTCTGAATgactttattttaa is drawn from Erigeron canadensis isolate Cc75 chromosome 9, C_canadensis_v1, whole genome shotgun sequence and contains these coding sequences:
- the LOC122583703 gene encoding PTI1-like tyrosine-protein kinase 2, producing MLSAEEMNKGKIPKRCYTANIKKFDTTEHMFNIENEIENLSSCKHRNIESLLGFCDEGPDIILVFEFFGGVLLYNHLRTLGAWEKRLKICLEIAHGLNYIHNEMEDQKMVIHRAICSRNIYVDENEGVKITGLFQKPWFLPPNQIGNGKVDFKNTYPCFDPYMDPEYAKTGKLKKESDVYSFGAVMFEILCGRSAVGLTNINRGQGHELLSQVVRRWFETGIIKKKIASVLMAENGEHKFSLNKGPNKDSLEAFFEIAYRCVAETQNERPTMKVVVKELEKSLSFQENNKDIFRMSLEEIKLATHDFSPLNNIGEGGFGRVYKGKVAHKHVYGNYTIVAKRLDTSHGQGEQQYYNELQILYEFKHENVIGLVGYSDETNEKIIVYQHACKGSLDKYLNHASLTWRNRLMICIDFATGLDFLHGGVHGKEVVIHRDIKAANILLFEDWKAKIGDFGLSIISTVNKEADYVIDHACGTPGYCDPLYKKSGFLTIESDIYSFGVVLFEILCGRSTFEIRKYEGQYLPDFVKHKFEEGKQNEVLFEALKKEIMQKSLTTFQNIAIQCLDGNREKRPRAKQILTELKKALEFQEDGA